The genomic window CATGATGTCGCGTCTTTCCGCAGACCGGCAGCGTAGAGCCAAGAACCATCAGGCAGGCGAGGAAGGAGTGGAGGGCCTTCGTGAGCATTTTTGTCCTTGCCGCGAAGTGTAGCATTTTCCTATGGGCTTTACGCGGCGAGAAGAACTCTGCTGGAAGGTGCGGGGCCGCTCTCTGATGCTGGGCAGGCGGACGCTGGTCATGGGCGTGCTCAACGTGACCCCCGACTCCTTCTCTGACGGTGGGCGATTTTCGGACCCAGATGCTGCCATTGCCTATGGCCTGCGGATGCTGGAGGAGGGTGCCGACATCCTCGACATTGGCGGCGAGTCCACCCGCCCCGGTCGCGCTCAGGCCCTCTCTGCCGGTGAAGAGCAGGAGCGCGTCCTTCCGGTCCTGGAAGGCATTCTGAAGGCCCGGCCGGATGCCGTCGTTTCTGTGGACACCTACCGGGCATCTACGGCCCGGGCCGCGGTGCTGGCCGGAGCGGAAATCATCAATGACGTCAGCGGATTTCTCTGGGACCCGGAGATGGCCGCGACCTGCGCACAACTGAGGTGCGGCGTCGTACTCATGCACACCCGCGGCAGGCCGGAGGAGTGGAACCAGCTTGCCTCTCTTGCTCATTGCGAGGTCCTGCCCCTGGTCCTGCGCGGGCTGCGGGAGAGAATGCAGGCCGCCCTGGCGGCAGGCGTTGCGGAAGAGAACATCGTCCTCGATCCGGGATATGGGTTTGGCAAACGCCTTGACGAGAACTGGCCCCTGCTGGCCGGGCAGGACCGCCTTTTGGAGCTTGGACGGCCTCTGCTGGCCGGGGTATCACGAAAGTCGTTCCTGGCTGCTGCGCTGGGCCCTTTCTACAGGCAGAAGGATGTTCCGGTAGATCAGCGGCTCCATGCCACCGTCGCGGCTTCTACGGCAGCCATCCTGGCCGGGGCCTCTCTTGTGCGCGTGCACGATGTCCGTCCTGTTGCTGAGGCGGCGCGGGTGGCGGATGCCATTCTGGACGCCGCAGACAACGCAGCCACGCACCCGGGCTGCCGATAGGATGTGCTAGTGCTTTTCCCGCTCACCGGCATCGTGCATACGGCTGGCCTCAAAGCTGACGATTTTCCATTGCCCCAGCCTTCGGTTGTAGACCCGGGTATAGCGGTACTTTCCGCTGATGTCGCGCGAGCCATTGGTGCCGGTCAGATCCGCACGCGAGGTGACGACGGCAGTATCGCCATAGATGCGAACCTTCATGTCATTGAGGTCCAGCGACGTGATGTGAAGCGTCCCGGCGCGGCGTAAAGCCAGGGCCTCGGCCTTGGTTTCGATGGTGCCATTGGCGCTGATGCCGATGTAGTCCTCGGCCAGCAGCCGGTCCATCACACTCACGTCGTTGTTCAGTTGCGCCTGGCGCCATTGCATCTCCAGCGCCTCGATCTCTTTGTGTGCTTCACGCCCGCCGTGGTGCGGCAGAGAAGCCATGGCCGACTGGGGAGCGAGCCAGAGCCAGGCCGCGAGAAGAAAGAACAGGCCCCCCACGTCTTTCATGGCTGAAAGTGAGGTGCGGACGCGAAAAAATGTGCGCATGTGCGTATCGGATGTTATTCCGGATTTCCGCTGTGAGTCAAAAAGAAATTCCAGAGCGACCATTTTCGACTTTGAATGCGGAATCCAGTGGACTGGATGGAAACCAGTCAGCATATTCTCTTGGACGCGGCCCGCTGCGGTTCCGTGGTATTCGCCCGGCCCCGCTGCTTCCTGTTTAGGCAAGGCTGCGCGTCGCCAGGTCCACCGTGACCTGATCATCCGGGGTCTTGGTGGTGGCCCCATCATAGGCCGGGTGGTATTCCACGCGCAGGGTCTGCGGATTCACAACCACCCTCAGATAGCCATAATTTGTATCGTCATAACTCTCCAGCGTCAGCGAGCTGTCAATCGGATACGGCGTGCGTATCGGACTTCCATTGACATCTGTGCGCATTTTGGCCAGCGCATGGCCACCGTTTCCGCATACAAGATAGGGGACCTGCATATTGTTCACCCTCCGCGTGTAGCGCTGGTAGTTGTGGGCGTGTCCGGAAAAGACAGCGTGGGGCCAGAAGCCGGCCGCCTGCGCCGCTGTATCCAGGTCCTGCGACATCCGCGGGCTCCCGCCGTGATTGGTCCCGCCTGTATAGGGCGGATGATGGACCGCAACAATCACCGCTCCGGCGTAGTTTTCCGTCCTGCATCGGGACAGCGCCGCCTGCAGAAAGTTGAGCTGCACATCACTCAGAGGCCGCGTGCCGCCTTCGCTGGAAATCACTCCGGGGTCTTCCAGCACATTCGAGTACAGGCCGAGAATGCGCACAAAGGGCGCATCCAGGGTAAAGTACACTCCCGGCGCTGTCATCGCCGTGCGCAGCAGGCCCCCCGCTTCACTGGTGTGGGTGGGCGAACTGGCGCAGAAGTTGCGTAGAAAGGCATCGAGTGAAGGAGCGGAGTCGCCGGAATAGACCAGTCCATCATGGTTGCCGGCAATGGCGATGATCGGCCCCTGGTAGTTCCGATATGGCTCATAGAACTGGTCGTAATAGTATTTCGCCTCCCCGAAGCTGTAGACCACATCGCCCAGGTGGAAGAAGAAAGAGGGAACGTCGGCCGGATTGGATTCACTGAAATCGGAGACCATTTTGTCGGCCACCAGTGACTGGGTTTGGGGACCGATGACGCTGCCTGTGTCTCCCACAGAGTGAAAGACAATCTGCCCTGCCTGCTGGAGCGTACTTACTTTGGCCGCGCCCTGGCTCCCATAGACCTCCTCCAGCGTCAGCACCGGTTCCGTGGCTCCTCCGCGCGCTGTGGGAATGGGCTGCACCAGGCTGTTGTTGACCTTCTTGTAGAGGCCGGAGTCGGACGGGTGCGGCGTTTTGAAAGACGAAGGGTCTGGACTGGGCTGTGGTTGCCCGAAGACCGGGTCCGTCGCATCAAGAGTGGGCGAAGGGGTTGGCCTTTTCTCAGGGTGGGATTTTTTAGGGTGGGACGGTTTTTGAGAGTGGTGCGGCGGTGAGTGTTTTTTCATGGAAGTGCTTCTGGATTTAAGATGCTCAACCCTGAAGATACGCCCATCGTCATAGTGAAAGTCATGAAAAAAACGTGACACGTGTTCTATGGAGAAGGTTGCGCACTCTGCCGATGAAAGTGCTAAGAAAATTTGGCGGAATCAAAGAAGTCTCTTGTACTTTATGGAATTTTCATACATCACTAAACCAGGAAGAATGACTTTCCCGAGGAAAGAGGGTCCTTTTCGATAGGTGCTTTCCTCAGGCAGGAAGCAAGGAGGAAGTCAACGATGGTGCCAGAAGACCATGCCCTGCGCCAGTTCTTTCATGAAGTAGTGGGCGAGTGCTACAGCGAATATCTCCGCATGGAGGACAACGAAATTGCCGCCTATGTTGCAGATCTGCTGACGGATTTCTGCTCCGCTGACCGGTTGTATCCCATCCGGGACGCTGAAGGCCGGCGGCTGAGGGACGTAGGAGAGATGCTACTGGCATCTGATCCGGTGAACGGTACGGCCGCATCGTTTAATGTGGAGCGGCGCATCCGCAAGCATATCGGTGATTACGCACTCTTCTGCACAGGCATGTATCCGGAGGCGGTCCACAAATGGCGGGAAAACGAAAGCGCCAATCTGTACGAGATGATTCGCACCGGCAAGGAGAGCTACTACATCGTCTCTCAGTTTGACCTCTTTGAATATGCGGAGGAGGCCCCGCTTTTCGGACGCCTTTCAGAAAACTTTGAAAGCTGTATGTATGGTCTGAACTACGTGCGGGAGGAACTGGAGCGCAGGCTGCCGGGACGGCCGAATCCCGGCCAGAAATTTCTGATGTGATGGAAGCACAACCGGTACAGAAATGAAAGCCGCCTGGTCTGGCGGCTTTCGTCTTCATACCTGCATGATTTCGGCTTCCTTCTTTTTGGCCATCTCATCCATGCGTTTGATTTCCTCATCGGTGAGCTTCTGGATCTCTTCAAGCGAACGCTTCTCTTCGTCTTCTGAGATCTTCTTTTCCTTCGCTGCCTTCTTAATCAGCTCATTCCCATCGCGGCGGATATTGCGCACCGCAGTCTTGTGATCTTCCAGCACACGGCTTAGGTGTTTTACCACTTCCCGCCGGCGTTCTTCAGTCATGGGCGGCACAGGTACGCGGATGATCTTGCCATCGTTCTGGGGGTTAAAACCCAGGTCTGAGGCACGCAGGGCCTTTTCAATCTCGGCCAGAATGCTCACGTCCCAGGGCTGGATCACAATCGTGTTGGCGTCGGGAGTGTTCAACTGCGCCACCTGGTTCAGCGGAGTGGGCGTGCCATAGTACTCGACCTTGACCTGGTCGAGCATGGCCACGTTCGCCCGTCCGGTGCGGGTGGAGGCCAGATGCGCCTGAAAGTCCTTGACTGCCTTGTCCATGCGCGTCTTCAGTTGCTGATGCACTTCCTTGAGGGCCGGAATGCCGGCCATAACTGAAACTGCCATTGTCTTCTTCCTTTGAAATAAGAAGCTGCAAAAGCAGTATTTTACTTGTCAGACGGGGCCAGCGTCATCTGCCTGCCTGACTAGGGCTTGTCTTGCGTGTCTGCATCGTCGTCCTCCACCAATACCGCCGATGCTCCCATCAGATTAAAGCTCACTGCGGCCTGTCCGTCGGGCTGGAAGGTGATGCGCAAAGGCTCGCGCTGCCAGACGGGGGGCCCGCAAGCGCCAGCAGAGTGGCTGGACGGGTCCCAGGGGCCGAGCTTTTTGGCCAGCACTGGTTTACGCGCTGCCACCTGCGCCACAACGGCATACAACTGGCGTCCGCTGGCGGAGAGGCCGCAATAGGCAGCATAATCGCGAAACCAGGAAACACGGGAGACGGCCGGGTCGTAGTCCGGAAGCCTGACGGCGGTGATGTGTCCGGTGGACCGGTCTACAAGCAGCCACGGACCGCGCTGCCATATCCATTGCCCGGATTTGTCACCTGGCAGCGCATCGTTCAAGCGGAGTGCGCGGCGCACGGCAAAGGTGCGGTCGGTCACGTCGTGGACCTCGCCCGTAGTCCATTCCTTCAGTTTTCCATCTACCAAAAGGGGGCGCACGCGCAGCTCTTTCTCATCAGCGTTGGCTCCGGCTGGGTCGCCTTGCACCGAATAGGGCACCCGTCGCACCGTTCCCAGGCCCACAGTGTGAGACTTTGAAACTGCGAATGCAGAAATTGCAATCAGAAAGCAGAGGAGGAGCAACGGCCGGGTCATGCCCTTACAGGCTAGGGGCCGGAAAAAGCAATTCCAAGTTACGGAAGTGACTTGACGGACAGCGGGCAGCAGCAGGCCGTTTCGGAGTAAAGTATCGGCAATGAGGAAACACTGGGTATGGTGGGCCGCCGGAGTGGCCGTGCTGGTCCTTGTTTTCTACCCCAAGGAACTGATGGTTGTGCCTGCCTATCGTGTGACGCTGGAGGACCAGTTTGGCAAGCCGCTGGTCCATGCTGGGGTCAGCGAACTGTGGCAGCAGACCTCGGCAGAACGTCAGGAGAACCTGGCCCAGGCTTTTACCAACGCTCAGGGGGTGGTTGAGTTTCCAGAGCGCGCAATCCGCGCGTCCCTGGCCCGGCGCATGGTGGGATGCTTTGCGTACCTTGCCCGCGAGGGGCTGGCCGCAACCTGCGGTAACCGGTGGTCCATCACGGCAGCAGGGGACTACAAGGAGCTGGACCGCACGGAAACGGTGACCGGGATCTTCAGGAAAGAACACTCGCTGGTGCTGACGCTGAAGCAGTGCGACCTGAATGAGCCTGGGGTCTGCTAGCGACGGGACTGATACAATCATCAGTTCACTATGCCAGTTTCACCTGTACTGCTGGTCCACGGAGGCGCGTGGGCCATTCCCGATGAGATGACGGAAGCGCACGAACGCGGCGTCCGCCGCGCCCTTGAAGCCGGCCATGCGCAGCTGGCCCGCGGAGGCCATGCCCTGGATGCGGTGGAGGCTGCCGTCGCCGTTCTGGAGGACGACGATACCTTCGACGCCGGACGAGGCAGCTTTCTCACCCGGGACGGGCGTGTCCAGATGGATGCGTTGCTGATGGATGGTGCGACGATGCGCGCCGGCGGCGTGGCCTGCGTGGAACGGTTGCGCAACCCAATCCACGCGGCGCGTCTGGTGCTGGAAAAAAGCCCGCACGTTTACTTCGTCGGACCGGGCGCCGAGGAGTTCGCGCAATCGCATGGAATGGAGCTCATCCAGAATTCCGAGCTGGTGCTGGAGCGCGAACAAAGGCGTCTAAAAGAAGCGCAGGCCAAGGAGCGCGCCGGACTGCCTGACCTTACCTTTGCCGGTGACGATAAGTCCCCGGAAACTGCCGCGCATCTTGCCTCCCATGACACAGTAGGTGCGGTGGCCCTGGATGAAAAGGGAAATCTGGCTGCCGCCACTTCGACGGGAGGCACCCTGAACAAGGCCCCGGGCCGTGTAGGGGATTCCTCGCTTATCGGATGCGGATGCTACGCCGACAATCTGAGCGCTGCCGTGTCGCTGACAGGATGGGGTGAACCCGTCATGAAGCTGGTCTTAGGAAAATGGGCCACGGACCGTGTGCAGCAGGGCCGTTCGCCGGAACAGGTGGCGCCGGAGGCCATCGCTTATCTTTACAAACGTATGGGCGGACACGGCGGCATCATTCTGCTGGACCCAAACGGCCGGTATGGTCTGGCCCACAATACTCCGCGGATGGCCTGGGGAATTTATGATGCGCAGGGGATACGGACAGGGACCGCCATCGAATAGCGTCTACGGAGGGACGAAACAGAGGCCCTCGCCGGAACGAGGGCCTCTGTTTGCAGGGAGAAACCTGTTACTCAGTCGCGGCTTCGACGGCCACAAAACGACCAAGGTTTCCGCGGTCTACGAATTTGACGATGCCGTCAATCTTAGCGAAGAGCGTATCGTCACTGCCGCGGCCCACATTGCGGCCAGGCTTAATGCGTGTTCCGCGCTGGCGGACGATGATGGACCCGCCAGTGACGAACTGGCCGCCGAAGGCCTTCACACCAAGCCGCTGCGCATTGGAATCGCGGCCGTTACTGGAGCTTCCACCGCCTTTTTTATGTGCCATTTGCTAATCCCTCGTATCAAAAATCTGGGCGCAGCCTGTGCTACGCGGTATAGGTGTTGCCGTCCACCTGAATTTCGTTGATGCGGACCTGGGTGAATGCCTGGCGGTGCCCCTGCAGCTTTTTGTACTGCTTCTTCCGTTTGTAGTGGAAGACCAGGACCTTGTCACCACGTCCTTCACCGAGCACCGTAGCCACCACTTTGGCAGAAGAAGGCTTTGCTACTTGTCCTGCGTCTCCGGAGACGGCCAGTACATCACTGAACTCAATCGCGCCATTTTCGCCCGCAGCGGTTTTCTCAATCTTCACCACGTCGCCGGGTGCGACACGATATTGCTTACCACCTGTGCGGATGACCGCGTACATAAATCCTCCAGCGCCTGGCTACAGGCGCGCAAACTTATTGAAAAATGGGCAGATACATGCTTGCCTCGCAATCATCTGATGCGTCATCAGGAAGTGCGCAAAGCCTTAGGCGCGCACGAGGCAACAGGCAGGACCGCCAAACCAGATTAGTTTACTGGTTTCCGCGTCCAAGGTCAATTCAGAACGGCATTCGCGCTGAAAAGATCAGACCGTGGTCGTAGCTGTGGTAGGCAGAGGTGGCAATCTGCATTCCCGCTCCCAGAGTAAGCCCGACCCGGTGGTGGAGCGGCCAGCGGGACACAATCCCGGGCGTGACAAAGTTCTGGACCTTTCCGTCATTCGGGCCGCCCTTGAAGAAGGTGGAATTAAATTCCGTCTCCGGCCACCAGTGCGGATTCGCCTTCCATTGCAGCGTGGTGTTCCAGGCAATGGGGCGACCCAGTTTGTCTGCGTTGGCGACGGGCAGGGTAGCGCCCAGCGTAGATTGCACATCAAAGCGGCCGAAGCCTTTGCCGCCGGCCAGAGTGGGCGAGATGGTCGCATCGGTGCTTCCATTGCTGTAGCTTCCGGTCGGAATGCTTCCTCCTAGGAAGGCAGTCAAGATGGCATTGTGGGCCTCTTCATTGCTTGCGTAAAAGCGGTACTTCATGACAAAGGAAACGTCGCCGAAGCCGTCTTTCGCGGTGGGTGCGTTGTGCTGAATATAAGGAGGCACGTTCAGCAGCAGTTCGATCCGCCGCGCGGGGATCAGCTCCAGGCCCTTACCACCGCCGTAGTTCCAGGTGTCTGTATGCTTCGGCGTAATCTGACGGTTAAAGTCCGTGCGGAACTCCTGCTCCAGGCGCGGTGTAACAGTGGCCAGTGGAGTGACCCAGTGAGGTTGCTCGGACTGGGTACGGCTGACCCTCTGCTGCCAGCGGTCAACAAACGATTGCTGCGCATTCGCAGAAAACAGGGTGCAGACGGAAAGCAGGACGAGAAAAACTTTCTGGTGGAAGTTTTGCAAACTTAATCTCCCGGGAAGACTTAAAACGATTCTATACAAATTGAATCGTTATTCATGCATCATTTCAGCTTGTTTTCGATTGTTTGTCGCTATAGCGAAATGGAGAGGCCCTGCACACTACACAATTTGGGCGCCAAGTGGCATTCTGGAAGCGTCGAATCCTGCGTCTTGAGCGCATCTCCGAAATGTAGTCAGGCCAGACTACCCCAACCGCGACAAAGGACAAATGCATGTCTCCATCGCACGACTCCGAAGGATCCAGACCCGTATTCGGGAAATTTACCCGGCGTTCGTTTCTCACCCAGCTGGGTGCTGCCGGACTTGCTGTCACGACGGCGCCGCTGGCCAACGCTGCTCCGGCCGCCCCGCAGGCGGAAGCAGAGACTGCCACGACCATTCCTGGTGCCGTACCTGTCACGCTTAAGGTCAATGGGCAGGTGCACAGGCTGATGCTGGAGCCGCGGGTGACGCTGCTGGATGCACTGCGAGAAAATCTCCAGCTCCCTGGCACCAAGAAGGGATGCGACCATGGCCAGTGCGGTGCCTGTACGGTCCACGTGAATGGACGGCGCGTGAACTCGTGCCTGAGTTTTGCCATCATGCACCAGGAGGATGAAATCACCACGGTGGAAGGGCTGGCGCAGAATGGCGAGCTGCATCCGATTCAGGCAGCGTTTATCGAGCACGATGGCTATCAGTGCGGCTACTGTACCTCGGGGCAGATCATGTCTGCGACGGCCTTGCTGAAGGAGCCTGTCGGCAAGGAAGACAGCGATGTGCGCGAGGCCATGTCCGGCAACATCTGCCGCTGTGGCGCGTACAACAATATTGTTGCCGCCGTGCAGCAGGTGCGGCGCTCGGCCTGAAAGGAGAAGTGGCGATGCAGAGCTTTGAATATCGTCAGGCAAAATCGCTGGACCTGGCCGTCCAGAACGCCGGACAAACAACGCGCTTTATTGCAGGCGGCACGACCCTGGTGGACCTGATGAAGCTCAATGTGGAGAGACCGGCTTCGATCATCGACATCCATGGCCTGCCCCTTGACCGTATTGAGACCACGTCTGAAGGCGGGCTGAGGATTGGTGCCTTGGTCCGCAACAGTGACCTTGCCTGGAATGAGGAGGTAAAGCAGCGGTATCCGGTGCTTTCTGAGGCGCTGCTTTCCGGAGCGTCTCCGCAATTGCGAAATATGGCGACGACCGGCGGCAATCTGTTGCAACGGACGCGGTGTTACTACTTCCGTGACACAAATTACAAGTGCAATAAGCGCGAACCCGGCTCGGGTTGTTCCGCCATCGACGGACATCACCGCATTCATGCCATTCTGGGCACGAGCGAGCACTGCATTGCAACACATCCGTCTGATATGGCAGTGGCGATGATGGCGCTTGAGGCCACGGTACATACACGCGGGGCCAAGGGGGAGCGCAACATCGCGCTCAATGATTTTTATCTTGTTCCGGGCACGACACCGGAGAAAGAAAATGTGCTGGAGCCAGGCGAGCTGATTACTGCCGTTACGCTGCCAAAGCTGCCGCCCGGGACAAAGTCGCATTATCTGAAGCTGCGCGACCGGGCTTCCTATGAGTTTGCGCTGGCTTCAGCGGCAGTTGTCATCCAGACCCACGGCGGAAAGGTCCAGTTTGTGCGCGTGGCCCTCGGAGGGGTTGGGACGAAACCGTGGCGGTCCAGAGAGGCCGAGCAGGAGCTGCACGGACGCGAGGCGAACGAGCGCACTTTTCGCGCTGCGGCAGAAGCGGCGCTGAAACCGGCAAAGCCATTGCGCGACAACGCATTCAAGGTAGAGCTGGCCAAGCGTGTCCTGGTCCGCGCCTTGCAGACAGCAACCCAAACCGCGTGAGGAAAAGATGAGCACATCCATCATCGGAGCAGCAGTCGCCAGGGTGGACGGCAGGCTGAAGGTCAGCGGAGCGGCGCGCTATGCCGTAGACCATCCACTCGAAAACATGGCGTATGGCGCGGGTGTCTTCAGCACCATTGCGAATGGAAAAATTGTCCGCATCGACACCTCTGAGGCGGAAACGATGCCCGGGGTGATTGCCATTCTGCATCATGGCAATGCGGACCCCATCTACCGTCCGGCCGGGCAGTTTGAACACAGCCGTGCCAGCGAAGCGCGGCCTCCTTTTGAAGACGACCGTGTTTACTACTATGGCCAATTTGTAGCTGTTGTGGTTGCAAATACGCTTGAGCAGGCGCAGGACGCGGCTGCGCGCGTGCGGGTGAGCTATGCGGAAGAAAAGCCGCTGGTACGTTTGGAAGACGCGCCCTTAGGAGAACAGGTGGCCAGCTACTCGCGCGGGAATGCAGAGGGTGCCTTTGCCAGCGCCCCGGTGCAGATTGATGAGACCTACACGACGCCGGCCGAGACCCACAATCCAATGGAGATGCACGGCACCATTGCGGTGTGGAATGGCGACAAGGTCACTCTCTATGAAACAACGCAGGGTGTGGTGAACCACCAGCAGGTCATGTCCGAGATGCTGGGCATTCCGCTGGAAAATATTCATGTCATCTCCCCGTTCTGTGGGTCGGGTTTCGGAGGCAAGCTCTTTCCCTGGCCGCATTCCATGCTGGCGGCGATTGCGGCGCGAAGAGTAAAGCGTCCGGTAAAGCTGTATGTGCCGCGTGCGATGATGTTCACAACGGTGGGTCATCGCCCCTTCACCAAACAAAGGATGCGTTTGGGGGCAACCAGAGACGGCAAGCTGCTTTCCATACAGCACGAGGTACTCTCAACCACCTCGAAGGTCGATACATACGTTGAACATTGCACAGCGGCCACGCCCATGCTCTATAGCTGCCCGAATGTAAAAGCGGTGCAGCATGTGGTGCCGTTGCATATTGGTACGCCCACGCCCATGCGTGGTCCCGGCACAGTTCCCGGGCTGTTTCCACTGGAGTCAGCGATGGACGAGCTTGCCATCAAGCTGGAGATGGACCCCCTGGAGCTGCGCCTGCGCAATTATGCGGAGAAAGACGAAAGCCAGGACCTGCCATTTTCCGGTAAGCACTTGCGCGAGGCGTATCAGGCGGGAGCAGAGCGCTTTGGATGGAGCAAACGCAATCCGAAAGTCGGTTCGATGCGCAACGGCAATCTGGTACTGGGATGGGGCATGGCCACGGCCACGTGGCATGCGGGCCGCGGCGGAGCGACCGTGCGCGTCCGCCTGAATGCAGACGGCACCGCACGCGCTTCCAGTGCGACCCAGGACATCGGGACGGGGACCTATACGGTCATTGCCCAAGCGGTTGCGGACAAGACAGGAATCCCTCTGGACAAGATCGAAGTCGTACTGGGCGACAGTTCGCTTCCTCCCGGACCCATGTCTGGTGGCTCTACGGCAACGGCCTCGGTGATGCCTGCTGTGGCGGGCGCAACAAGCAATGCCGTCAACACGCTCATTCAGATAGCGCAGCGCACACCGGGCTCACCCTTTTATGTAAAGGAAACGCCGGGCGGCGATCCTCCTGCTCTGAAGATGACCCGAGGGTATATCCATGCAGCGGACAAAGCGCCTGACAGTGGCGTGCCCTTCCATGAAATTCTGGCCATGCGCAGACTGAGCGGGATTGACGGCGAAGCCAGGACGGGGCCTTCTGAAGAGATGCGCAAATTTTCCGGCCACAGTTTTGGCTCGCATTTCTGTGAAGTGACCTGGGACCCTGGTATTGCGCGTCTACGCGTTTCCCGCTGGGTGACGGTGATGGACGCCGGCCGCATCATCAATCAGAAGACGGCCAGAAACCAGATCCTGGGGGGCGTGGTGATGGGTATCGGTATGGCGCTGTTTGAAGAGACGTTTTATGATCCGCGCAACGGGAAGCCGCTCAATAACAACTTTGCCGACTATCTGGTTGCCACCAACGCTGATGTTCCGCAAATGGAGTGCATCTTCGTCGAATATCCCGATCTGAATCTCAATGAATACGGTGCACGCGGCGTGGGTGAGATCGGTTTGGCGGGCGTGGCTTCTGCGCTGACCATGGCTGTCTATCATGCCACAGGGGTCCGTGTGCGCAATCTGCCGGTCCGGATTGAGGACCTGCTCGAACATGCGTAGCCAGCACGGGGAAGGTTGAGCGGGGCGGAGTGCCTGCTTTCGGAGCCTGAACAGATTTGCTGCGACGTTACGGTGACTTCATCGACCATGTCTGAATTGAAGCAGATCGTCTCCCTCTGGCGCGCCGCGAAGGCGCGCGGCGAGGAGGTGTGCGTGGCCACAGTAGTCAGGACGGAAGGTCCGTCCTACCGCAAGGCCGGCGCACGTATGTTGCTTACCCGCAGCGGACAGCGCGCGGGCACCATCAGCGGCGGATGCCTGGAGGGCGAGGTCTCGAAAAAGGCATGGTGGCTTACCCAAGATGGGCCGACGGTGCAGCGCTATAGCAGCTTTTTTGATGATGATTCTCCTCTGCCCTATGGTTCCGGCTGCGGGGGAACGGTGTATGTTCAGCTTGAACGGGGAGCTGCGGCCCGTGCCGTGCTGGACGCCATGGAGGCCAGCTTCACAGAGCGGCGCGCATTCGTATCTGTCATTGATACAGATACCGGGGAGACCCAGATGGTGCAGCTAGGCAACGGCACCATCTTGTTTGGGGACAGCCAGCAGGCAGCAGATCTCGCCGAGCGGGCGCTTCGTCAACGCTGTTCCTTCTATGCTCCAGAAGTGCCGCACCGATTTGTGGAATATGCTGCACCTCCAGCGGCCCTGACCATCTTCGGCGCAGGCGATGACGCCAGGCCCCTATCAGAATTTGCCGAGAGCATTGGCTGGCATGTGATCATCGCCGACGGCCGCTCGCACCTGGCCAGGAAAGAGCGCTTTCCCGCGGCCAGCCGCGTGCACGTGCTTGATTATGCATCGGCCGCGCCGCTCCGGGAGCTGGACCCTGATCCGGAGAACGCTTATGTTCTGATGACCCACAGCTATGAGCAGGACCGCGCGCTTCTGCGCGAGCTGTTGCCGTTGGCGCCGAAATATCTCGGCGTTCTTGGCCCGCGGGCGCGTACGGAACGCCTGGTCTCCGAGGTCGGGCCTTCCATCGATCTCACCCCGGAAGAGTGCATGGACCGCCTGCATGCTCCTGTGGGATTTGATCTGGGC from Pseudacidobacterium ailaaui includes these protein-coding regions:
- the folP gene encoding dihydropteroate synthase, which produces MGFTRREELCWKVRGRSLMLGRRTLVMGVLNVTPDSFSDGGRFSDPDAAIAYGLRMLEEGADILDIGGESTRPGRAQALSAGEEQERVLPVLEGILKARPDAVVSVDTYRASTARAAVLAGAEIINDVSGFLWDPEMAATCAQLRCGVVLMHTRGRPEEWNQLASLAHCEVLPLVLRGLRERMQAALAAGVAEENIVLDPGYGFGKRLDENWPLLAGQDRLLELGRPLLAGVSRKSFLAAALGPFYRQKDVPVDQRLHATVAASTAAILAGASLVRVHDVRPVAEAARVADAILDAADNAATHPGCR
- a CDS encoding nuclear transport factor 2 family protein, with amino-acid sequence MRTFFRVRTSLSAMKDVGGLFFLLAAWLWLAPQSAMASLPHHGGREAHKEIEALEMQWRQAQLNNDVSVMDRLLAEDYIGISANGTIETKAEALALRRAGTLHITSLDLNDMKVRIYGDTAVVTSRADLTGTNGSRDISGKYRYTRVYNRRLGQWKIVSFEASRMHDAGEREKH
- a CDS encoding metallophosphoesterase family protein, whose translation is MKKHSPPHHSQKPSHPKKSHPEKRPTPSPTLDATDPVFGQPQPSPDPSSFKTPHPSDSGLYKKVNNSLVQPIPTARGGATEPVLTLEEVYGSQGAAKVSTLQQAGQIVFHSVGDTGSVIGPQTQSLVADKMVSDFSESNPADVPSFFFHLGDVVYSFGEAKYYYDQFYEPYRNYQGPIIAIAGNHDGLVYSGDSAPSLDAFLRNFCASSPTHTSEAGGLLRTAMTAPGVYFTLDAPFVRILGLYSNVLEDPGVISSEGGTRPLSDVQLNFLQAALSRCRTENYAGAVIVAVHHPPYTGGTNHGGSPRMSQDLDTAAQAAGFWPHAVFSGHAHNYQRYTRRVNNMQVPYLVCGNGGHALAKMRTDVNGSPIRTPYPIDSSLTLESYDDTNYGYLRVVVNPQTLRVEYHPAYDGATTKTPDDQVTVDLATRSLA
- the frr gene encoding ribosome recycling factor is translated as MAVSVMAGIPALKEVHQQLKTRMDKAVKDFQAHLASTRTGRANVAMLDQVKVEYYGTPTPLNQVAQLNTPDANTIVIQPWDVSILAEIEKALRASDLGFNPQNDGKIIRVPVPPMTEERRREVVKHLSRVLEDHKTAVRNIRRDGNELIKKAAKEKKISEDEEKRSLEEIQKLTDEEIKRMDEMAKKKEAEIMQV
- a CDS encoding isoaspartyl peptidase/L-asparaginase, which gives rise to MPVSPVLLVHGGAWAIPDEMTEAHERGVRRALEAGHAQLARGGHALDAVEAAVAVLEDDDTFDAGRGSFLTRDGRVQMDALLMDGATMRAGGVACVERLRNPIHAARLVLEKSPHVYFVGPGAEEFAQSHGMELIQNSELVLEREQRRLKEAQAKERAGLPDLTFAGDDKSPETAAHLASHDTVGAVALDEKGNLAAATSTGGTLNKAPGRVGDSSLIGCGCYADNLSAAVSLTGWGEPVMKLVLGKWATDRVQQGRSPEQVAPEAIAYLYKRMGGHGGIILLDPNGRYGLAHNTPRMAWGIYDAQGIRTGTAIE
- the rpmA gene encoding 50S ribosomal protein L27, which gives rise to MAHKKGGGSSSNGRDSNAQRLGVKAFGGQFVTGGSIIVRQRGTRIKPGRNVGRGSDDTLFAKIDGIVKFVDRGNLGRFVAVEAATE
- the rplU gene encoding 50S ribosomal protein L21, which codes for MYAVIRTGGKQYRVAPGDVVKIEKTAAGENGAIEFSDVLAVSGDAGQVAKPSSAKVVATVLGEGRGDKVLVFHYKRKKQYKKLQGHRQAFTQVRINEIQVDGNTYTA
- a CDS encoding (2Fe-2S)-binding protein → MSPSHDSEGSRPVFGKFTRRSFLTQLGAAGLAVTTAPLANAAPAAPQAEAETATTIPGAVPVTLKVNGQVHRLMLEPRVTLLDALRENLQLPGTKKGCDHGQCGACTVHVNGRRVNSCLSFAIMHQEDEITTVEGLAQNGELHPIQAAFIEHDGYQCGYCTSGQIMSATALLKEPVGKEDSDVREAMSGNICRCGAYNNIVAAVQQVRRSA